Proteins encoded within one genomic window of Bombus vancouverensis nearcticus chromosome 4, iyBomVanc1_principal, whole genome shotgun sequence:
- the LOC117156670 gene encoding interference hedgehog isoform X2, with amino-acid sequence MRPVLFLYAVITVLLHVLASLAHGQKQELGMIFTKHPQPLAAPIGDDVNFECNLNLGAERFSWRHRPLGSDRWLQVFHVSSNGGKTSRHVVNFDNESKAGDYRCIAFYGSSGLASDPARLTLATLEKFTDKSEVIINVPAGNTVPITCPVPYSAPEAIVEFYKDNNPVKNVNVVGSKTMVIENAKVSDSGSYHCTAENYITTQSYRSNHKTILNVNTNTSLRAPYFVKQPQTEYKVLRGKNVTLECFAAGYPIPSVTWTRLGSSLPLNSIKTAMGLTIINVQSADRGEYDCIWSSNGASIKSVIILKVMEAPKVIKPPKAATFSEGGELDLSCTVTGEPQPKFEWLINGESLTPGGNVEIEGSSLSISEVEKKHAGIVQCVASNEYGSHSGCNLLRVNPKQHIGTTEAKQDYGISNSRHKHTRGGGRRRSKEGKRKGTAVLVPPNLPNVTRLSDVSVMVRWSVPENTGLPIQFFKVQYRELGQKMNGRQAKWMTANSEIPNHVRSFEVTDLQPNHTYRFRIAAVYSNNDNKLSPNSVRFHLNKDGGIESNRMPIPLLTNTEALSPHEVLLIWQNSDNSANIDGFYVYHRASTTVSDYIKTTVEGKDSFNITISHLQPDTTYEFKVQSFSVDAASEFSKILRQKTKRAINTNEHANHDNKNDHGSNLTLDSRVRPADDKNVNMYAIIGGVLGGSTLLGSLIAVAVIYKRTKHKQSRESSQSEGKPITNGRVMNGGVTDSKINITSNPLAGLDTSEDIIQPKVGIYYSILRRLVFSSFSNWSRAVL; translated from the exons ATGCGACCTGTGCTTTTTCTATATGCCGTTATCACGGTCCTACTTCATGTCCTAGCCAGCCTTGCACATG GACAGAAGCAAGAACTAGGCATGATCTTCACTAAACATCCGCAACCTCTGGCCGCGCCAATAGGGGATGATGTGAATTTTGAATGCAATTTGAATCTCGGAGCAGAACGTTTCTCCTGGCGCCATAGACCATTAGGTTCGGATAGGTGGTTGCAGGTTTTCCACGTGTCTAGTAACGGTGGCAAAACGTCCAGGCACGTAGTGAACTTTGACAATGAATCCAAAGCCGGAGATTACCGTTGTATAGCATTTTAtg GTTCGAGTGGTTTAGCTTCTGACCCGGCAAGATTGACGCTTGCTACGCTAGAGAAGTTTACCGATAAGAGCGAAGTCATTATAAACGTTCCAGCAGGGAATACCGTGCCTATCACTTGTCCTGTGCCTTACTCAGCCCCAGAGGCGATAGTTGAGTTCTACAAAGATAATAATCCTGTAAAAAATGTTAACGTAGTCGGTAGCAAGACCATGGTCATTGAAAATGCTAAAGTATCGGACAGTGGATCTTATCACTGCACTGCTGAAAATTACATAACTACTCAGTCATATCGGAGTAACCATAAGACGATCCTAAACGTAAACACAAATACCAGTCTTCGAGCACCATACTTTGTTAAACAACCACAAACGGAGTACAAGGTTTTGAGGGGTAAAAACGTAACTTTGGAATGCTTTGCCGCTGGTTACCCAATCCCTTCTGTCACGTGGACTAGATTAGGTAGTTCGTTACCACTGAACTCCATTAAAACTGCGATGGGCCTAACGATAATTAACGTTCAATCAGCGGACAGGGGAGAATATGATTGTATATGGAGTAGTAATGGAGCAAGCATCAAGTCTGTGATCATACTAAAAGTTATGGAAGCTCCAAAGGTGATTAAGCCACCGAAGGCAGCAACGTTCTCCGAAGGTGGAGAATTGGACCTCTCTTGCACGGTAACGGGCGAACCACAACCGAAATTTGAGTGGCTAATTAATGGGGAATCTTTGACGCCTGGTGGTAATGTGGAGATCGAAGGTTCGAGTCTTTCTATCTCCGAGGTTGAAAAAAAGCACGCTGGAATTGTCCAGTGTGTCGCGAGTAACGAATATGGGTCTCATTCTGGTTGCAATCTGCTAAGAGTGAACCCTAAGCAACATATTGGGACGACTGAAGCCAAACAGGATTATGGAATCTCTAATTCAAGACACAAACATACAAggggaggaggaagaagaaggagtAAGGAAGGGAAGCGTAAAGGCACTG CTGTGCTAGTACCACCGAATCTACCGAATGTCACCAGACTCTCAGACGTGTCCGTGATGGTTAGGTGGTCTGTACCTGAGAACACAGGACTGCCGATTCAATTCTTCAAAGTTCAATATCGCGAACTTGGACAGAAGATGAATGGCAGACAAGCAAAATGGATGACCGCGAACTCGGAGATACCGAATCACGTGCGGTCGTTCGAAGTAACCGATTTACAGCCTAATCATACTTATCGGTTTCGAATTGCTGCAGTTTATTCGAACAATGATAATAAACTTAGTCCAAACTCCGTACGTTTTCATCTGAATAAAGATGGCGGAATCGAAAGCAATAGGATGCCAATACCTTTGTTAACGAACACCGAGGCTTTGAGTCCACACGAGGTATTACTCATTTGGCAGAATTCGGATAATTCGGCGAACATCGATGGTTTCTATGTGTATCACCGAGCTTCTACCACAGTTAGCGATTATATAAAAACTACGGTTGAAGGAAAAGACTCTTTCAACATAACTATTTCCCATTTGCAACCGGATACAACGTATGAGTTTAAAGTTCAGAGTTTTTCCGTAGACGCAGCTTCGGAATTTTCTAAGATCCTTCGACAAAAGACGAAAAGAGCTATAAATACGAACGAACATGCTAATcatgataataaaaatgatcATGGCAGCAATTTAACATTGGATAGCCGAGTAAGGCCTGCAGATGATAAAAACGTAAATATGTATGCCATAATTGGCGGAGTTCTCGGAGGATCGACTCTGTTGGGCAGCTTGATTGCAGTCGCAGTAATATATAAGAGGACGAAGCACAAACAAAGCCGGGAATCATCGCAAAGCGAAG gaaAACCGATAACAAACGGAAGAGTAATGAATGGCGGAGTAACTGACTCGAAAATAAACATAACATCAAATCCACTTGCTGGTCTCGATACATCTGAAGATATAATACAGCCTAAGGTCGGTATTT ACTATTCGATATTAAGAAGACTAGTCTTTTCTAGCTTTAGCAATTGGTCGCGTGCTGTTCTTTAA
- the LOC117156670 gene encoding interference hedgehog isoform X1 — MRPVLFLYAVITVLLHVLASLAHGQKQELGMIFTKHPQPLAAPIGDDVNFECNLNLGAERFSWRHRPLGSDRWLQVFHVSSNGGKTSRHVVNFDNESKAGDYRCIAFYGSSGLASDPARLTLATLEKFTDKSEVIINVPAGNTVPITCPVPYSAPEAIVEFYKDNNPVKNVNVVGSKTMVIENAKVSDSGSYHCTAENYITTQSYRSNHKTILNVNTNTSLRAPYFVKQPQTEYKVLRGKNVTLECFAAGYPIPSVTWTRLGSSLPLNSIKTAMGLTIINVQSADRGEYDCIWSSNGASIKSVIILKVMEAPKVIKPPKAATFSEGGELDLSCTVTGEPQPKFEWLINGESLTPGGNVEIEGSSLSISEVEKKHAGIVQCVASNEYGSHSGCNLLRVNPKQHIGTTEAKQDYGISNSRHKHTRGGGRRRSKEGKRKGTAVLVPPNLPNVTRLSDVSVMVRWSVPENTGLPIQFFKVQYRELGQKMNGRQAKWMTANSEIPNHVRSFEVTDLQPNHTYRFRIAAVYSNNDNKLSPNSVRFHLNKDGGIESNRMPIPLLTNTEALSPHEVLLIWQNSDNSANIDGFYVYHRASTTVSDYIKTTVEGKDSFNITISHLQPDTTYEFKVQSFSVDAASEFSKILRQKTKRAINTNEHANHDNKNDHGSNLTLDSRVRPADDKNVNMYAIIGGVLGGSTLLGSLIAVAVIYKRTKHKQSRESSQSEGKPITNGRVMNGGVTDSKINITSNPLAGLDTSEDIIQPKTGQQSPMEMASFLNGQNNSNNNHNNSDTAGTDQ; from the exons ATGCGACCTGTGCTTTTTCTATATGCCGTTATCACGGTCCTACTTCATGTCCTAGCCAGCCTTGCACATG GACAGAAGCAAGAACTAGGCATGATCTTCACTAAACATCCGCAACCTCTGGCCGCGCCAATAGGGGATGATGTGAATTTTGAATGCAATTTGAATCTCGGAGCAGAACGTTTCTCCTGGCGCCATAGACCATTAGGTTCGGATAGGTGGTTGCAGGTTTTCCACGTGTCTAGTAACGGTGGCAAAACGTCCAGGCACGTAGTGAACTTTGACAATGAATCCAAAGCCGGAGATTACCGTTGTATAGCATTTTAtg GTTCGAGTGGTTTAGCTTCTGACCCGGCAAGATTGACGCTTGCTACGCTAGAGAAGTTTACCGATAAGAGCGAAGTCATTATAAACGTTCCAGCAGGGAATACCGTGCCTATCACTTGTCCTGTGCCTTACTCAGCCCCAGAGGCGATAGTTGAGTTCTACAAAGATAATAATCCTGTAAAAAATGTTAACGTAGTCGGTAGCAAGACCATGGTCATTGAAAATGCTAAAGTATCGGACAGTGGATCTTATCACTGCACTGCTGAAAATTACATAACTACTCAGTCATATCGGAGTAACCATAAGACGATCCTAAACGTAAACACAAATACCAGTCTTCGAGCACCATACTTTGTTAAACAACCACAAACGGAGTACAAGGTTTTGAGGGGTAAAAACGTAACTTTGGAATGCTTTGCCGCTGGTTACCCAATCCCTTCTGTCACGTGGACTAGATTAGGTAGTTCGTTACCACTGAACTCCATTAAAACTGCGATGGGCCTAACGATAATTAACGTTCAATCAGCGGACAGGGGAGAATATGATTGTATATGGAGTAGTAATGGAGCAAGCATCAAGTCTGTGATCATACTAAAAGTTATGGAAGCTCCAAAGGTGATTAAGCCACCGAAGGCAGCAACGTTCTCCGAAGGTGGAGAATTGGACCTCTCTTGCACGGTAACGGGCGAACCACAACCGAAATTTGAGTGGCTAATTAATGGGGAATCTTTGACGCCTGGTGGTAATGTGGAGATCGAAGGTTCGAGTCTTTCTATCTCCGAGGTTGAAAAAAAGCACGCTGGAATTGTCCAGTGTGTCGCGAGTAACGAATATGGGTCTCATTCTGGTTGCAATCTGCTAAGAGTGAACCCTAAGCAACATATTGGGACGACTGAAGCCAAACAGGATTATGGAATCTCTAATTCAAGACACAAACATACAAggggaggaggaagaagaaggagtAAGGAAGGGAAGCGTAAAGGCACTG CTGTGCTAGTACCACCGAATCTACCGAATGTCACCAGACTCTCAGACGTGTCCGTGATGGTTAGGTGGTCTGTACCTGAGAACACAGGACTGCCGATTCAATTCTTCAAAGTTCAATATCGCGAACTTGGACAGAAGATGAATGGCAGACAAGCAAAATGGATGACCGCGAACTCGGAGATACCGAATCACGTGCGGTCGTTCGAAGTAACCGATTTACAGCCTAATCATACTTATCGGTTTCGAATTGCTGCAGTTTATTCGAACAATGATAATAAACTTAGTCCAAACTCCGTACGTTTTCATCTGAATAAAGATGGCGGAATCGAAAGCAATAGGATGCCAATACCTTTGTTAACGAACACCGAGGCTTTGAGTCCACACGAGGTATTACTCATTTGGCAGAATTCGGATAATTCGGCGAACATCGATGGTTTCTATGTGTATCACCGAGCTTCTACCACAGTTAGCGATTATATAAAAACTACGGTTGAAGGAAAAGACTCTTTCAACATAACTATTTCCCATTTGCAACCGGATACAACGTATGAGTTTAAAGTTCAGAGTTTTTCCGTAGACGCAGCTTCGGAATTTTCTAAGATCCTTCGACAAAAGACGAAAAGAGCTATAAATACGAACGAACATGCTAATcatgataataaaaatgatcATGGCAGCAATTTAACATTGGATAGCCGAGTAAGGCCTGCAGATGATAAAAACGTAAATATGTATGCCATAATTGGCGGAGTTCTCGGAGGATCGACTCTGTTGGGCAGCTTGATTGCAGTCGCAGTAATATATAAGAGGACGAAGCACAAACAAAGCCGGGAATCATCGCAAAGCGAAG gaaAACCGATAACAAACGGAAGAGTAATGAATGGCGGAGTAACTGACTCGAAAATAAACATAACATCAAATCCACTTGCTGGTCTCGATACATCTGAAGATATAATACAGCCTAAG ACCGGGCAACAGTCGCCGATGGAAATGGCATCGTTTCTTAACGGAcaaaacaacagcaacaacaaccaTAACAACAGTGACACAGCTGGGACTGACCAGTGA
- the LOC117156670 gene encoding interference hedgehog isoform X4 has protein sequence MRPVLFLYAVITVLLHVLASLAHGQKQELGMIFTKHPQPLAAPIGDDVNFECNLNLGAERFSWRHRPLGSDRWLQVFHVSSNGGKTSRHVVNFDNESKAGDYRCIAFYGSSGLASDPARLTLATLEKFTDKSEVIINVPAGNTVPITCPVPYSAPEAIVEFYKDNNPVKNVNVVGSKTMVIENAKVSDSGSYHCTAENYITTQSYRSNHKTILNVNTNTSLRAPYFVKQPQTEYKVLRGKNVTLECFAAGYPIPSVTWTRLGSSLPLNSIKTAMGLTIINVQSADRGEYDCIWSSNGASIKSVIILKVMEAPKVIKPPKAATFSEGGELDLSCTVTGEPQPKFEWLINGESLTPGGNVEIEGSSLSISEVEKKHAGIVQCVASNEYGSHSGCNLLRVNPKQHIGTTEAKQDYGISNSRHKHTRGGGRRRSKEGKRKGTAVLVPPNLPNVTRLSDVSVMVRWSVPENTGLPIQFFKVQYRELGQKMNGRQAKWMTANSEIPNHVRSFEVTDLQPNHTYRFRIAAVYSNNDNKLSPNSVRFHLNKDGGIESNRMPIPLLTNTEALSPHEVLLIWQNSDNSANIDGFYVYHRASTTVSDYIKTTVEGKDSFNITISHLQPDTTYEFKVQSFSVDAASEFSKILRQKTKRAINTNEHANHDNKNDHGSNLTLDSRVRPADDKNVNMYAIIGGVLGGSTLLGSLIAVAVIYKRTKHKQSRESSQSEGKPITNGRVMNGGVTDSKINITSNPLAGLDTSEDIIQPKTIRY, from the exons ATGCGACCTGTGCTTTTTCTATATGCCGTTATCACGGTCCTACTTCATGTCCTAGCCAGCCTTGCACATG GACAGAAGCAAGAACTAGGCATGATCTTCACTAAACATCCGCAACCTCTGGCCGCGCCAATAGGGGATGATGTGAATTTTGAATGCAATTTGAATCTCGGAGCAGAACGTTTCTCCTGGCGCCATAGACCATTAGGTTCGGATAGGTGGTTGCAGGTTTTCCACGTGTCTAGTAACGGTGGCAAAACGTCCAGGCACGTAGTGAACTTTGACAATGAATCCAAAGCCGGAGATTACCGTTGTATAGCATTTTAtg GTTCGAGTGGTTTAGCTTCTGACCCGGCAAGATTGACGCTTGCTACGCTAGAGAAGTTTACCGATAAGAGCGAAGTCATTATAAACGTTCCAGCAGGGAATACCGTGCCTATCACTTGTCCTGTGCCTTACTCAGCCCCAGAGGCGATAGTTGAGTTCTACAAAGATAATAATCCTGTAAAAAATGTTAACGTAGTCGGTAGCAAGACCATGGTCATTGAAAATGCTAAAGTATCGGACAGTGGATCTTATCACTGCACTGCTGAAAATTACATAACTACTCAGTCATATCGGAGTAACCATAAGACGATCCTAAACGTAAACACAAATACCAGTCTTCGAGCACCATACTTTGTTAAACAACCACAAACGGAGTACAAGGTTTTGAGGGGTAAAAACGTAACTTTGGAATGCTTTGCCGCTGGTTACCCAATCCCTTCTGTCACGTGGACTAGATTAGGTAGTTCGTTACCACTGAACTCCATTAAAACTGCGATGGGCCTAACGATAATTAACGTTCAATCAGCGGACAGGGGAGAATATGATTGTATATGGAGTAGTAATGGAGCAAGCATCAAGTCTGTGATCATACTAAAAGTTATGGAAGCTCCAAAGGTGATTAAGCCACCGAAGGCAGCAACGTTCTCCGAAGGTGGAGAATTGGACCTCTCTTGCACGGTAACGGGCGAACCACAACCGAAATTTGAGTGGCTAATTAATGGGGAATCTTTGACGCCTGGTGGTAATGTGGAGATCGAAGGTTCGAGTCTTTCTATCTCCGAGGTTGAAAAAAAGCACGCTGGAATTGTCCAGTGTGTCGCGAGTAACGAATATGGGTCTCATTCTGGTTGCAATCTGCTAAGAGTGAACCCTAAGCAACATATTGGGACGACTGAAGCCAAACAGGATTATGGAATCTCTAATTCAAGACACAAACATACAAggggaggaggaagaagaaggagtAAGGAAGGGAAGCGTAAAGGCACTG CTGTGCTAGTACCACCGAATCTACCGAATGTCACCAGACTCTCAGACGTGTCCGTGATGGTTAGGTGGTCTGTACCTGAGAACACAGGACTGCCGATTCAATTCTTCAAAGTTCAATATCGCGAACTTGGACAGAAGATGAATGGCAGACAAGCAAAATGGATGACCGCGAACTCGGAGATACCGAATCACGTGCGGTCGTTCGAAGTAACCGATTTACAGCCTAATCATACTTATCGGTTTCGAATTGCTGCAGTTTATTCGAACAATGATAATAAACTTAGTCCAAACTCCGTACGTTTTCATCTGAATAAAGATGGCGGAATCGAAAGCAATAGGATGCCAATACCTTTGTTAACGAACACCGAGGCTTTGAGTCCACACGAGGTATTACTCATTTGGCAGAATTCGGATAATTCGGCGAACATCGATGGTTTCTATGTGTATCACCGAGCTTCTACCACAGTTAGCGATTATATAAAAACTACGGTTGAAGGAAAAGACTCTTTCAACATAACTATTTCCCATTTGCAACCGGATACAACGTATGAGTTTAAAGTTCAGAGTTTTTCCGTAGACGCAGCTTCGGAATTTTCTAAGATCCTTCGACAAAAGACGAAAAGAGCTATAAATACGAACGAACATGCTAATcatgataataaaaatgatcATGGCAGCAATTTAACATTGGATAGCCGAGTAAGGCCTGCAGATGATAAAAACGTAAATATGTATGCCATAATTGGCGGAGTTCTCGGAGGATCGACTCTGTTGGGCAGCTTGATTGCAGTCGCAGTAATATATAAGAGGACGAAGCACAAACAAAGCCGGGAATCATCGCAAAGCGAAG gaaAACCGATAACAAACGGAAGAGTAATGAATGGCGGAGTAACTGACTCGAAAATAAACATAACATCAAATCCACTTGCTGGTCTCGATACATCTGAAGATATAATACAGCCTAAG ACTATTCGATATTAA
- the LOC117156670 gene encoding interference hedgehog isoform X5, protein MRPVLFLYAVITVLLHVLASLAHGQKQELGMIFTKHPQPLAAPIGDDVNFECNLNLGAERFSWRHRPLGSDRWLQVFHVSSNGGKTSRHVVNFDNESKAGDYRCIAFYGSSGLASDPARLTLATLEKFTDKSEVIINVPAGNTVPITCPVPYSAPEAIVEFYKDNNPVKNVNVVGSKTMVIENAKVSDSGSYHCTAENYITTQSYRSNHKTILNVNTNTSLRAPYFVKQPQTEYKVLRGKNVTLECFAAGYPIPSVTWTRLGSSLPLNSIKTAMGLTIINVQSADRGEYDCIWSSNGASIKSVIILKVMEAPKVIKPPKAATFSEGGELDLSCTVTGEPQPKFEWLINGESLTPGGNVEIEGSSLSISEVEKKHAGIVQCVASNEYGSHSGCNLLRVNPKQHIGTTEAKQDYGISNSRHKHTRGGGRRRSKEGKRKGTAVLVPPNLPNVTRLSDVSVMVRWSVPENTGLPIQFFKVQYRELGQKMNGRQAKWMTANSEIPNHVRSFEVTDLQPNHTYRFRIAAVYSNNDNKLSPNSVRFHLNKDGGIESNRMPIPLLTNTEALSPHEVLLIWQNSDNSANIDGFYVYHRASTTVSDYIKTTVEGKDSFNITISHLQPDTTYEFKVQSFSVDAASEFSKILRQKTKRAINTNEHANHDNKNDHGSNLTLDSRVRPADDKNVNMYAIIGGVLGGSTLLGSLIAVAVIYKRTKHKQSRESSQSEGKPITNGRVMNGGVTDSKINITSNPLAGLDTSEDIIQPKL, encoded by the exons ATGCGACCTGTGCTTTTTCTATATGCCGTTATCACGGTCCTACTTCATGTCCTAGCCAGCCTTGCACATG GACAGAAGCAAGAACTAGGCATGATCTTCACTAAACATCCGCAACCTCTGGCCGCGCCAATAGGGGATGATGTGAATTTTGAATGCAATTTGAATCTCGGAGCAGAACGTTTCTCCTGGCGCCATAGACCATTAGGTTCGGATAGGTGGTTGCAGGTTTTCCACGTGTCTAGTAACGGTGGCAAAACGTCCAGGCACGTAGTGAACTTTGACAATGAATCCAAAGCCGGAGATTACCGTTGTATAGCATTTTAtg GTTCGAGTGGTTTAGCTTCTGACCCGGCAAGATTGACGCTTGCTACGCTAGAGAAGTTTACCGATAAGAGCGAAGTCATTATAAACGTTCCAGCAGGGAATACCGTGCCTATCACTTGTCCTGTGCCTTACTCAGCCCCAGAGGCGATAGTTGAGTTCTACAAAGATAATAATCCTGTAAAAAATGTTAACGTAGTCGGTAGCAAGACCATGGTCATTGAAAATGCTAAAGTATCGGACAGTGGATCTTATCACTGCACTGCTGAAAATTACATAACTACTCAGTCATATCGGAGTAACCATAAGACGATCCTAAACGTAAACACAAATACCAGTCTTCGAGCACCATACTTTGTTAAACAACCACAAACGGAGTACAAGGTTTTGAGGGGTAAAAACGTAACTTTGGAATGCTTTGCCGCTGGTTACCCAATCCCTTCTGTCACGTGGACTAGATTAGGTAGTTCGTTACCACTGAACTCCATTAAAACTGCGATGGGCCTAACGATAATTAACGTTCAATCAGCGGACAGGGGAGAATATGATTGTATATGGAGTAGTAATGGAGCAAGCATCAAGTCTGTGATCATACTAAAAGTTATGGAAGCTCCAAAGGTGATTAAGCCACCGAAGGCAGCAACGTTCTCCGAAGGTGGAGAATTGGACCTCTCTTGCACGGTAACGGGCGAACCACAACCGAAATTTGAGTGGCTAATTAATGGGGAATCTTTGACGCCTGGTGGTAATGTGGAGATCGAAGGTTCGAGTCTTTCTATCTCCGAGGTTGAAAAAAAGCACGCTGGAATTGTCCAGTGTGTCGCGAGTAACGAATATGGGTCTCATTCTGGTTGCAATCTGCTAAGAGTGAACCCTAAGCAACATATTGGGACGACTGAAGCCAAACAGGATTATGGAATCTCTAATTCAAGACACAAACATACAAggggaggaggaagaagaaggagtAAGGAAGGGAAGCGTAAAGGCACTG CTGTGCTAGTACCACCGAATCTACCGAATGTCACCAGACTCTCAGACGTGTCCGTGATGGTTAGGTGGTCTGTACCTGAGAACACAGGACTGCCGATTCAATTCTTCAAAGTTCAATATCGCGAACTTGGACAGAAGATGAATGGCAGACAAGCAAAATGGATGACCGCGAACTCGGAGATACCGAATCACGTGCGGTCGTTCGAAGTAACCGATTTACAGCCTAATCATACTTATCGGTTTCGAATTGCTGCAGTTTATTCGAACAATGATAATAAACTTAGTCCAAACTCCGTACGTTTTCATCTGAATAAAGATGGCGGAATCGAAAGCAATAGGATGCCAATACCTTTGTTAACGAACACCGAGGCTTTGAGTCCACACGAGGTATTACTCATTTGGCAGAATTCGGATAATTCGGCGAACATCGATGGTTTCTATGTGTATCACCGAGCTTCTACCACAGTTAGCGATTATATAAAAACTACGGTTGAAGGAAAAGACTCTTTCAACATAACTATTTCCCATTTGCAACCGGATACAACGTATGAGTTTAAAGTTCAGAGTTTTTCCGTAGACGCAGCTTCGGAATTTTCTAAGATCCTTCGACAAAAGACGAAAAGAGCTATAAATACGAACGAACATGCTAATcatgataataaaaatgatcATGGCAGCAATTTAACATTGGATAGCCGAGTAAGGCCTGCAGATGATAAAAACGTAAATATGTATGCCATAATTGGCGGAGTTCTCGGAGGATCGACTCTGTTGGGCAGCTTGATTGCAGTCGCAGTAATATATAAGAGGACGAAGCACAAACAAAGCCGGGAATCATCGCAAAGCGAAG gaaAACCGATAACAAACGGAAGAGTAATGAATGGCGGAGTAACTGACTCGAAAATAAACATAACATCAAATCCACTTGCTGGTCTCGATACATCTGAAGATATAATACAGCCTAAG CTTTAG